From [Clostridium] symbiosum, a single genomic window includes:
- a CDS encoding tyrosine-type recombinase/integrase, whose translation MEGIDAIVEKRLLDFRDFLFAEERAAATVEKYIRDIRAFYRYLPEEKAMTRENVLLYKHYLGEKYKTASANSMLAALNQFLAFIHKSDLRVKLFRVQRSAFREQKKELTKEEYIRLVRTAKLKKNERLSLLLQAICSTGIRVSEHRFFTWEALKRGRVVIVNKGKERTVLLPEELRRQLVNYCSSRGIVSGPVFITRTGKPLNRCNIWAEMKSLCASSGVSSGKVFPHNLRHLFALTYYKLEKDIVRLADILGHSNIETTRVYTFTSGEEHMKALAKLHLLL comes from the coding sequence TCTGTTCGCCGAGGAGAGGGCGGCGGCAACAGTCGAAAAGTATATAAGGGATATCAGGGCATTCTACCGGTATCTACCGGAAGAGAAAGCGATGACACGGGAAAATGTGCTGCTCTATAAACATTATCTGGGAGAAAAATACAAGACAGCCAGCGCCAACAGTATGCTGGCGGCTTTAAACCAGTTCCTGGCCTTTATACATAAATCGGATTTGAGAGTGAAATTATTCCGGGTGCAGCGAAGCGCTTTTAGAGAACAAAAGAAAGAATTGACCAAAGAGGAGTATATCCGGTTGGTGCGCACCGCAAAATTGAAGAAAAACGAACGTTTGAGTCTGCTGCTGCAGGCCATATGCAGTACCGGAATCCGGGTCAGTGAGCATCGCTTTTTTACATGGGAGGCACTGAAAAGAGGTCGTGTAGTGATTGTGAATAAAGGAAAAGAGAGAACGGTTCTTCTGCCGGAAGAACTACGGAGACAATTGGTGAACTATTGCAGCAGCAGGGGGATTGTTTCCGGTCCGGTTTTCATCACGAGAACGGGAAAACCGCTTAACCGGTGTAATATCTGGGCGGAAATGAAATCACTCTGCGCATCGTCAGGAGTCAGTTCCGGGAAAGTATTTCCCCATAATCTGCGTCATTTATTTGCTTTGACTTATTACAAACTGGAGAAGGATATCGTCCGGCTGGCCGATATATTGGGACACTCTAACATAGAAACCACCAGGGTCTATACGTTTACCAGTGGGGAAGAGCATATGAAAGCTCTGGCAAAACTTCATCTGCTTCTATAA
- a CDS encoding signal peptidase I — MTESIKNTDRKRDKEKQSIRATVACAVLCIIFIPIIIINMILIAGTYLHPGDMPGVFGVKPVVVLSGSMEPVISTGDLIVLQKADYEELKEGDVICYLTSGQAVTHRIVRTAMGEDGQIRYITRGDANNTDDRLAVSADQIQGIWKGLRIGGMGNAVMFMQTPAGMLLFIVCPLLLFIFWDIMSRRKSENAEKERTAMLEAQLADLMRKQSEEAACSGQKESEKPDEEK, encoded by the coding sequence TTGACGGAGAGTATTAAAAACACGGATCGTAAGAGGGATAAAGAGAAGCAGAGCATTCGGGCAACGGTGGCCTGCGCCGTGCTGTGCATTATTTTTATCCCCATCATTATCATAAATATGATTCTGATTGCAGGCACTTATCTCCATCCGGGGGATATGCCCGGCGTTTTTGGAGTTAAGCCGGTGGTGGTGCTTTCCGGTTCCATGGAACCGGTCATTAGCACCGGCGATTTGATTGTTTTGCAAAAGGCAGATTATGAAGAACTGAAGGAAGGCGACGTAATATGCTATCTGACCTCAGGCCAGGCGGTGACTCACCGTATTGTAAGGACGGCCATGGGGGAGGATGGACAGATTCGATATATCACAAGAGGAGACGCCAATAATACGGACGACCGCCTGGCGGTATCGGCAGACCAGATTCAGGGAATCTGGAAGGGGCTGCGGATTGGAGGAATGGGCAATGCGGTGATGTTCATGCAGACGCCCGCCGGTATGCTCCTGTTTATTGTCTGTCCGCTGCTTCTTTTTATTTTCTGGGATATCATGAGCCGCAGAAAGTCGGAGAATGCGGAAAAGGAGCGGACCGCAATGCTGGAGGCACAACTGGCCGATTTAATGCGGAAGCAGAGTGAGGAGGCAGCCTGTTCCGGGCAGAAGGAATCGGAAAAGCCAGATGAGGAGAAGTAA